The nucleotide window CCGACCGGCGCCGGCATGCCCGCGCAGTACCCGCGCTTGTCCGGCCAATGGGCGGAATACACCGCCGCCCAACTCGTGGCGTTCCGCAGCGGCGCCCGCGCCAACAACGTGCCGATGCACGATGTGAGCTCGCGCCTGTCGGACAATGAAATCAAGGCGGTCGCGGATTACATCGCTGGTTTGCACTGATCGGCGTGCGCTGCCCTGACACCATGTGAACGTCAGGGTATATTCGCTGACTTATAACGAAACCCGCTGCGGCGCCGCAGGGCGACCGGATCGAACTGGTTTAGCATACACAGGGTGGCGGGCGCGTGAGACACGCGTCCCCGCCCTTTTTTGTTGTCGGAAACAGGATGAGCATCAGTACCTCCGGAATGCAGATCAAGGGCGCGCAACGATGGGTGCGCGACGGCGTCGAGCTGGTCAGCTCGATGCGCTTCGCCATCAGCCTGCTCACCGTGCTCGCGATTGCCAGCATCGTCGGTACCGTGCTCAAGCAAGGCGACCCATATCCCAACTACGTCAATCAGTTCGGTCCGTTCTGGGCCGACGTCTTTCGCTCGCTTGGCCTGTACACGGTCTACAGCTCGTGGTGGTTTCTGCTGATCCTGTTTTTCCTGATGGCGTCGACGACGCTATGCATCGTGCGCAATGCGCCGAAGATGATCGCCGATATTCGTAGCTGGCGCGATCACGTGCGCGAGGGCAGTCTGCGCGCCTTCGGTCACAAAGGGGAATTCACCGGACCGGCGCCGCGCGGCGAACTCGTGCCGCGTCTCACGCATTACCTCGGACGTCGCGGCTATCGGTTCGTCGTTCGCGAGCGCGACGGCGCCACGCTCGTCGCCGCCAAGGCCGGCGCGATCAACAAGATCGGCTATATCTTCGCGCACAGCGCGATCGTGATCATCTGCCTGGGCGGGCTGATCGACAGCGATCTGCTGATTCGCGTTCAGATGGCGCTGTTCGGCAAGTCGCCGCTGCAGGGCAACGCGGTGATCGCCCAGATTCCGGAGTCGCACCGTCTCTCGCCGAACAATCCGGCGTTTCGCGGTTACGCCTTCGTGCCGGAAGGCGGCAAGTCGAACACCGCAATCCTGAATTTCCAGGACGGCTCGGTGGTCCAGGATCTTCCGTTCTCGATCGAGCTGAAGAAATTCCACGTCGACTACTACTCGACGGGCATGCCGAAGCTGTTCGCGAGCGACATCGTGGTGACCGATCCCGAGACCGGCAAGACGATGGATGCCACGGTGAAGGTCAACGAGCCGTTCATCTACAAGGGCGTGGCGATCTACCAGTCGAGCTTCGAGGACGGCGGTAGCAAGCTGAAGCTCACCGGTTACCCGATGCGGGGCGCGTCGGACCGTACGTTCGCCTTCTCGGGCGACGTCGGCGGTTCGACCCAACTGCGCGGCGCCGCGGCAGCCAAGGACGAATACACCATCGAATTCAGCGATTTCCGCGCCATCAACGTCGAGAACATCAGCAACGGCAACGGCGAGCGCGACGCTCGAGGCGTGGCTCGCAAGTCGCTGCGCGAAGAAATGGGCAAGCAGCTGGGCTCGGGCGCACGCACCGATCTGGGCAAGGACCTGCGCAATGTCGGTCCGTCGGTGCAATACAAGGTTCGCGACCGCAGCGGCCAGGCGAAGGAATACCGCAATTACATGCTGCCGATCCTCATGGGCGACGGCGAGCGCGTGTTCATGACGGGGGTGCGCGACACGCCGGACGGGCCGTTCCAGTACCTGCGCATTCCGGCGGATGCGGACGGTTCCGTGAAGCAATGGATGATGATCCGGGCCGCGCTGCAGGACGACGCGGCGCGCGCCGAGGCCGCTCGCCGTTTCGCCGCGGAGTCGCTGCCGTCGCAAACGTCGACCGAACTGCGCAAACAGTTGCAGGAGAGCACCAAGCGCGAGCTGGATCTGTTTGCCGGCGTGATCCCGGCAAGCAAAAACAGTCAGGCGCGCGGCGGCCTACAAGCGATCGCGGAATTCGTGAACGAAAAGGTGCCGCAGGATCAGCAATCGAGCGCCGCGGACATGTTCCGCCGCATTCTCGACGGCGCGATCTGGCAGTTGTGGCAGGTTGCCCGTGAGCAGGCGGGGTTGCCGGCCGTCACGCCGTCGCCGCAGACGGAGCTGTTCGTACACACGGCCACCAACGCGCTGTCGGACAACTTCCTGTACGACGCCCCGGTCTTCCTGCAACTGGACTCGTTCGACCAGATCCAGGCGAGCGTCTTCCAGCTCACGCGCTCGCCGGGGAAAAAGATCGTGTATCTTGGCAGCTTGCTGCTGGTGCTCGGTATTTTCTCGATGTTCTATGTGCGCGAGCGGCGTCTGTGGCTGTGGCTCAAGGACACGCCGGAAGGTGGGAGTTCGGTATTGATGGCGGTGTCGACCACGCGCCGTACACTGGATTTCGAAAAGGAATTCGCCCGCACGAAGGCGGAAATCGACGAGATCGTCACACAACGATGAGGGTGAGACAGATGGAGTTATCGCAAAGCTATTCGGAGGCCTCGTGGCTGCGTCGTCGCAGCATCGGCGACTGGCTGTTCGCGCTGGCGCTGGCGCTGGGCGCGGGCTTTGCCCTCAACCGCTACGGCCACTACATGGATTACTACGAGCACACGATTCTGGTGCTCGCGGTGCCGACGTTCGCGGCGCTCGGGTGGCACTGGCGCGCCGTGCGGTGGTTGATGGCGGGCATCGCCATCCTCGCGCTGTCGGGCATCGGGATGTATCACCATGAGCTGGCGCGCGCGGATCAGGCGTTCTTCCTCAAGTACTTCCTCTCGAGCCAGTCCGCCATCCTGTGGATGAGCGCCCTGTTCTTCCTGTCGACACTGTTCTACTGGGGCGGGCTCCTCGCGCGCTCGCCGTTCGGTGCGAGTGTCGGTTCGGCGCTGTGCTGGTCGGCCGTGCTGCTCGGTTTTACCGGCATGATGGTTCGCTGGTACGAGTCGTATCTCGTCGGGGCGGACATCGGTCACATTCCCATTTCGAACCTTTATGAAGTGTTCGTGCTGTTCTGCCTGATCACGGCGTTGTTCTACCTGTATTACGAGCATCGCTACGAAACCCGTTCGCTTGGCCCGTTCGTGTTGCTGGTGATCAGTGCGGCGGTCGGTTTCAACCTCTGGTACAGCGTGGCGCGCAGCGCCTACGAAATTCAGCCGTTGGTGCCGGCCTTGCAGAGCTGGTGGATGAAGATCCACGTGCCGGCCAACTTCATTGGCTACGGCACCTTTGCGCTCGCCGCCATGGTGGCCGTGGCGTACCTGCTCAAGTCGGGCGAGAACAAGCGTCTGGCGGCGGCCGGCAAGCCGCTCGACAGCGGGTTCTTCTCGTCGCGACTGCCGTCGCTCGAACTGCTCGACGACGTGATGTACAAGGCGATTGCCGTCGGTTTCGCCTTCTTCACGATCGCAACGATCCTCGGCGCGCTGTGGGCCGCCGATGCTTGGGGCGGTTACTGGAGCTGGGACCCGAAGGAAACCTGGGCCCTTATCGTCTGGCTGAACTATGCGGCGTGGCTGCACATGCGTTTGATGAAGGGGCTGCGCGGTGTGGTGGCCGCCTGGTGGTCGCTGACCGGTCTGCTGATCACGACGTTTGCCTTCCTCGGCGTGAACATGTTCCTCTCGGGACTGCACAGCTACGGTCAGCTCTGAGTCACCCAAGCCGGGCGGGGGCGATCGGGTCGTCCCGCGCCCCTCGGAAAGCCGCCGCGGGTTCTTGCCGGCGGCTTTTCTCATGACGCAATGTGATCGTACGCAGTGGCTTATGATTGCCGCATGTGGCATGGCGAACGCGAGGAACATCGCGCCTGCGCCATCTGTCTCAAGCTGCATAGGCGGACCGGAACACTGCGCCATGTGGACAAGAGGTCGCGCTGCCGTTTCTTTTGGCGAAACGAGGTGCGCGTCAGGAGAGAGTCATCATGAGTACGCATCAACGCAAACTTCGCGGGGTGGACATCCCGGCGAGCAGCATCACGCCACGTGAGGCCGCCACAGGGCGGCGGCGCTTCCTTCAGGCGTCCGGCGTGGGGTTGACCGGTTGGGGAACTGCCGCGGCGCTTGGCATGCTGGCGCAAACCGACGCGCTGGCGGCAGACAGTCCAGGCACCGGTCTGGCCAGACTGAGTGCCACGCGTAACACGCGTTATGTCGTGACCGACAAGCCGACCGACATCAAGGACGTCACCACCTACAACAACTTCTACGAGTTCGGCACGGACAAGTCCGATCCTGCGCGGCACGCCGGCACACTCAAGCCGCGTCCGTGGCAGATCGCGATCGAAGGCGAGGTCAGGCAGCCGAGGGTGTACGACATCGACGCGCTGCTCAAGCTCGCCCCGCTCGAAGAGCGCGTCTACCGCCATCGCTGTGTGGAGGGATGGTCGATGGTGATCCCCTGGATCGGTTATTCGCTCTCGGCGCTCATCAAACAGGTGCAGCCGACCGGCAATGCCCGGTACGTGGAATTCGTCACCCTGGCCGATCCGAAGCAGATGCCGGGGTTGTCGTACCCGGTGCTGAGCTGGCCGTATGTGGAAGGGCTGCGCATGGACGAGGCGATGCACCCGCTCGCCCTGCTGACGTTCGGCTTGTACGGAGAGGTGTTGCCGAACCAGAACGGCGCACCGGTGCGCATGGTTGTACCGTGGAAATACGGTTTCAAGAGCGCGAAGTCCATCGTGAAAATCCGCTTCGTGGAAAAGATGCCGCTCACCAGCTGGAATCGCGCCGCACCCGATGAGTATGGTTTCTATTCCAACGTCAACCCCGATGTGGATCACCCGCGCTGGAGCCAGGCGACGGAGCGTCGCATTGGCGAGGGCGGTATCTTCACGCCTAAGCGCAAGACGCTGATGTTCAACGGGTATGGCGAACAG belongs to Pandoraea pnomenusa and includes:
- the msrP gene encoding protein-methionine-sulfoxide reductase catalytic subunit MsrP — translated: MSTHQRKLRGVDIPASSITPREAATGRRRFLQASGVGLTGWGTAAALGMLAQTDALAADSPGTGLARLSATRNTRYVVTDKPTDIKDVTTYNNFYEFGTDKSDPARHAGTLKPRPWQIAIEGEVRQPRVYDIDALLKLAPLEERVYRHRCVEGWSMVIPWIGYSLSALIKQVQPTGNARYVEFVTLADPKQMPGLSYPVLSWPYVEGLRMDEAMHPLALLTFGLYGEVLPNQNGAPVRMVVPWKYGFKSAKSIVKIRFVEKMPLTSWNRAAPDEYGFYSNVNPDVDHPRWSQATERRIGEGGIFTPKRKTLMFNGYGEQVASLYQGMDLRKFF
- the ccsB gene encoding c-type cytochrome biogenesis protein CcsB; the encoded protein is MELSQSYSEASWLRRRSIGDWLFALALALGAGFALNRYGHYMDYYEHTILVLAVPTFAALGWHWRAVRWLMAGIAILALSGIGMYHHELARADQAFFLKYFLSSQSAILWMSALFFLSTLFYWGGLLARSPFGASVGSALCWSAVLLGFTGMMVRWYESYLVGADIGHIPISNLYEVFVLFCLITALFYLYYEHRYETRSLGPFVLLVISAAVGFNLWYSVARSAYEIQPLVPALQSWWMKIHVPANFIGYGTFALAAMVAVAYLLKSGENKRLAAAGKPLDSGFFSSRLPSLELLDDVMYKAIAVGFAFFTIATILGALWAADAWGGYWSWDPKETWALIVWLNYAAWLHMRLMKGLRGVVAAWWSLTGLLITTFAFLGVNMFLSGLHSYGQL
- a CDS encoding cytochrome c biogenesis protein ResB; the protein is MSISTSGMQIKGAQRWVRDGVELVSSMRFAISLLTVLAIASIVGTVLKQGDPYPNYVNQFGPFWADVFRSLGLYTVYSSWWFLLILFFLMASTTLCIVRNAPKMIADIRSWRDHVREGSLRAFGHKGEFTGPAPRGELVPRLTHYLGRRGYRFVVRERDGATLVAAKAGAINKIGYIFAHSAIVIICLGGLIDSDLLIRVQMALFGKSPLQGNAVIAQIPESHRLSPNNPAFRGYAFVPEGGKSNTAILNFQDGSVVQDLPFSIELKKFHVDYYSTGMPKLFASDIVVTDPETGKTMDATVKVNEPFIYKGVAIYQSSFEDGGSKLKLTGYPMRGASDRTFAFSGDVGGSTQLRGAAAAKDEYTIEFSDFRAINVENISNGNGERDARGVARKSLREEMGKQLGSGARTDLGKDLRNVGPSVQYKVRDRSGQAKEYRNYMLPILMGDGERVFMTGVRDTPDGPFQYLRIPADADGSVKQWMMIRAALQDDAARAEAARRFAAESLPSQTSTELRKQLQESTKRELDLFAGVIPASKNSQARGGLQAIAEFVNEKVPQDQQSSAADMFRRILDGAIWQLWQVAREQAGLPAVTPSPQTELFVHTATNALSDNFLYDAPVFLQLDSFDQIQASVFQLTRSPGKKIVYLGSLLLVLGIFSMFYVRERRLWLWLKDTPEGGSSVLMAVSTTRRTLDFEKEFARTKAEIDEIVTQR